The following proteins are co-located in the Manihot esculenta cultivar AM560-2 chromosome 7, M.esculenta_v8, whole genome shotgun sequence genome:
- the LOC110619687 gene encoding protein SOB FIVE-LIKE 5 encodes MNVFASECTSGCESGWTLYLEQSFLSPTPTTTAAAAGSRRGSKQVDGRKSSGFCEKKKNVYEEESDEDHEHDEEDLSMVSDASSGPPHHFQEDDERNYLYSAFKDAALMNKNGGKRKKEQEVLSSLLDDTASSPAFNFSKSRDFAFMAKNQASIHSTLDYPQAAQFEGRSAYQEHFDNYIQTSSLSGNQIENNQWF; translated from the exons ATGAATGTGTTTGCCTCTGAGTGCACTAGTGGTTGTGAGTCTGGTTGGACTCTTTACTTAGAACAATCTTTTCTTTCTCCAACTCCAACAAccactgctgctgctgctggttCTCGGAGAGGTTCCAAGCAAGTTGATGGTAGAAAGAGTTCTGGGTTTtgtgaaaaaaagaagaatgtTTATGAAGAAGAAAGTGATGAAGATCATGAACATGATGAGGAAGATTTGTCCATGGTTTCTGATGCATCTTCTGGGCCTCCTCATCATTTCCAGGAAGATGATGAAAGAAATTACTTGTATTCTGCATTTAAGGATGCTGCATTGATGAATAAAAATggtggaaaaaggaaaaaagagcaAGAAGTACTCTCCTCTCTTCTTGATGATACTGCTAGCTCTCCTGCATTCAACTTCTCCAAG AGTAGAGATTTTGCTTTCATGGCTAAAAATCAAGCTTCCATTCACAGCACATTGGATTATCCACAAGCTGCTCAGTTTGAG GGGAGATCTGCATATCAAGAACATTTTGATAATTATATACAAACTTCTTCTCTATCTGGAAACCAGATAGAAAATAACCA GTGGTTCTAA